A stretch of DNA from Candidatus Lernaella stagnicola:
GACGGCGCCGTCAACCATCCAGTCGATGAAAGCCTCATCGCGGCCGCTACGCGGCGGTATCATGAGACCCCAGAGACCGATGGTGTCGGGCGCATGGTGCGAATGCGTGCCGGTGACGATCACGCGGTCGGTGGTCGTGCCCAGGGCCTCGCCGATTCCGTCACGAATGCGGAAGGCGTCGGTGATCACCACGCCCACGACATCGAGATTGATGAGAAACACGGGTTCATCGATCCCGTCGTCGATCGCCAGCGCCGTGGCGTACAAGGGATCATGCACACCCTCGGACCAGCGGCAGAACGCCTCGCTCAGAAAAAAGGAGCCATAGCCGCCCAGCTTGATCGACCAGTCGGGCGTGATATCTACGCGGGCGAAACCTGCCTGCAACTGGGGTGTCGGTTCGTCGTCGTCGTTATCGTCATTGTCGTCGTCATCATCATCATCGTCATCATCACCGACCGGAGCCGCGTCGTTGTCGTCGTCATCATCGTCGCCGCATCCGGCGCACAGCGCCGCGACAATCATCAGCAGAACCAGGAGCGACGCGAATCGCTTCCTAGAAATCACTGAATATTTCCTCGTATGCGCCGATCACCGAGTCGCCCATGTCGGGGCCGACCGACAGGATGGAGAAGTAGATGTAGAGCAGGTTGCGGTATTCCTGTTTCGTCATGATATAGCCGAGCCAATCCTGCCCGATGTTGGCGATGATCTTCACCTCGCCGTTCATCACCTCACGCAACTCCAACCCGACGCGCGGCGAAACCTCGCCCGGCGCGGTGGCGAAATACACCGGCCCCAGGCGCCACGCGGTCATCGTCGTTACGCCGACGCCGCCCAAGGGCGGGATATCGCGCGGAATCAGGCCCAGGGCGCCGACCAGCGCGAAAAACGGATTGTTCAGTTCTCCTTCGACGACCAGCGTGCGCAGATCGATCGTCGTGTCGTACACCCGCTGGACATCGCCCAGAATCTCCTGAGCGGAGGCGGCGATACCCGCGCCGTAGAACTCGGTTATCTCCCAAGATCCCCATGAGCGCCCGGTGTAGTTGATCGGGTATTCGTCGTTCTGCGGATGCACGCCCGCGCCCAGGTTGCCGTTGATGAACATGTTCACGCCGCCAAGCTCTTCGTCCATGATGCGGTAGAAGGGCCCCAGGAAATCGGCGGATGTCATGTTGTTCTGCGGGCCCATGACCATCGGGTGACATGCCCAGTTGACGATCGTGCCAATGATGTCGTCTTCGTCGTCCAAAAACGCCAGAACGCTCAACGTGGAATCCAGCGGCGCCTGCGGATCGATCGTCCATTGCCCGTTGTAGTGGAACGCCGTTTCCTCGCCGACCCCGGCGTAGACCCGCGCCGGCTTCATCGCCTCGTACGCCGCCCCGGCGGCCTCGACCGCCCCGGCGATCATCTGCTCGATAAAGACGTCGTCGCGACCGGTAATCGGCGGCAGCATCACACCCCAAATGCCGACCGTGTCCGGAGATTGATGGTTGTGCGTGGCCGAAATCACGACGCGCTCGGGCGCGATGCCCAGTTGCGCGGCGACGCGATCCTGAATAACCACGACGTCGGTGGTGATGATGCCCACAGTGTCGACCGTCATTTGAATCACCGGCTCGTCGCTACCGTTTTGAAAAGCGAAGGCCGTGGCGTAGATGGGATCGTGCGTACCCTCCGACCACCGGCACAGCGCCTCGCTGAGGAAATACGTGCCGTAGCCGCCCATCTTGACCGACTCTATCGGCGAGATATCCACTCGCGCCGCGCCGACCTTCAGGCCCGCGTCGTCGTCGTTATCGTCGTCATCGTCGTTGTCATCATCGTCGTTGTTGTCGTCGTCGTCGTCATCGTCGGCGTCGTCGTTATTGTCGTCGTCATCATCGTCGTCACCGCAAGCCGCCGCCAACGTGAAAATAAGTAGCAATGCCAGTAAAGCGATCCAGAATCGTTTTGAGTTCATTGACGTGTCCTTTCACCAACTAGGCCAATCCGTCAAACACTATAAAGATTTAGTATCGATTCCGACAAGTGTCTTATCGCCGCAGGGTTTGACTCTCCGCCAGCAGCTTGCCCGCGACGATCTTCGCGATTTCCCGCGTGCCTTGCGGCGTCGGATGAATGTGGTCGAACAGCAACGCGGGATTGCCCGAAAGCGGCGTGCAATCGATGACGCGCTCGGCGGGGAAGGCGGCGTCAATCATCTCGTTAATCGCTTGCCACGCCTGCAGATGCGTCGCGTAGTTGAAGGCGTGCCGCCACGTGAACACGCGCTCGCGCCGGATCTCTTCCGGCAGGCTCGGATGCACCAGTGTGGCCTGTTTCGCCACGTAGAAATCCGCGCCGGTTAATTCCGCCACGCGCTGCATCAACAGTAAGTTTTGGCGAAACACCTCGACGCCCCGGGCATCGAAATGGTCGGCAAGCTCCGCGTCTGGACGCCGCTCGTCACCCGCTTCGCCCGTGGTCGCCGCCGGCGCCGCCACCGTTCGCAGCCGCAGCAAGCCGTACAACCGCGACCGGCTCAGCAGCGAATCCGTCGGCCACGGTTTCAACCGCGGCGGAAGTTTCACGGGGGTAAACGACCAATCGCGGTCGCCCTCAAAGCGGCGGTGGATGATCTTTTCCGGCGAGGCGTCGTCGAAATAGTACATCTCGTTCCAGCCGTGATAGACCACGATGATGTCCGGCGCGAAAAAGCGCACCTGCGACCACAAGCGACCGTAGGAGTCGAACGACGTGTAACCGCCGACCGCCGCGTTGATCATCTCCAGGTCGAGATCCGGACGCGCCTCTTTCATGCGCTGGTAGGTCAGATAGGGCCACGTATCCTTGTCGGCCAGCAGCGTGCCGGTTCCGGCCGTGGAACTGCCGCCCAGAAACGCCACACGAATTCGTCCCGCGGGCTTGGCCACTTCCTCCATTTGGGGCGTGGAGATAAAGCCGAAACGATTGACCGATTTCTTCGCCTGCGGATCGGCCAGCGGCCGATTCACGTACGCCGCGTAGGGATGCACGAAGGCCCAGCCGCGCATCGGGTGCGGCTGCTCGCCGGGCGTGGTCAGCGCCGCCACGTCCACCGGCGGCTGCGTGCGCGCCAGCATCTCACCCGCGCCCACCACGACAAACACTACGAGCAACGCCGCAACCGCGGCGAAGACTCGTTTATGGTGGGATATGGCGTGTGGATCAGGCATCCGGTTTTTAGTTATCACGAAACGCTTTGCGCAAAAAGAACAAAAACAAAAACGGCACGAGCTTGCGCCGGTTGGGCAGCCGCCATAAAAGGCGCAGCAAACGTTGCGGTCGCAGATACGTGCGCCAATAAGCGCTTTTCTTGAGGCGCTTGAGACGCGGCAGCGGCACGCGCGAAAGGTTGACGTCCGACTCCCAAAACGAGAACGTCGCTTCGCCCTCCGGCAGTTTCACGCCTTGTTGCAGCGCGATTTCGTACAGGTCGCAGTTCTTATACGGCGTGGCGCGGTACAACCCGATGGTATCCATGTGCGAACGCACGGCGAAGTCCACCGTCGCGCGCACTTCCGCCTCGGTCTCGTCGGGCAGGCCGATGATGAAATTGCCGTGGATCAGCATGCCGAGCCGGTGCGCCGTTTCGATGGCCCGCCGCGCCTTTTCCAGGTTGAGGTTTTTACGCATCAGCGTCTGCATGCGTTCGGACGCCGTCTCGATGGCGAACATCACCCGATACACGCCCGCGCGGCGCATTAACGCCAAGGTTTCGTCAGGCAGCATGTCGCTGCGCAAACCGTTGACGACCGCGATTGGTACGCGAATATTACGGCTCAGCAAGCCCTCGAAGATAGCGTTCACCCGTTCGATGCGCGCGTTGAACATGTCGTCGATGATCGTCACTTCGCCCACGTGGTGCCGCCGCACCAGCTCCTCGAATTCGCCGATCACGTACTCGGGGCTGTGCATACGATGCACGCGCCCCGCCGTTTTATGGCACCACGCACAATCGAAGGGACACGCCCGCGCCGTCTCCATCATCATGTAGCGCGGGTGCGCGTAAATCATCCCGATGCGCGGCAGCCGCCCGTAGACATCCAAGTCGATCAAATCCCACGCCGGGTAGGGGATGACGTCCGGATCCGCCGCCACCGGCCGCTCCGGCGTGCGGCGTAATTGGTCGCCGTCACGAAACACGATGCTGTCTACGGCCGTGGGTTCGCCGCCCTCCAGCAGGGCCGTGACCAGGGCGTGAAAAGTGATTTCGCCTTCGCCGGGAATGACGTAATCGATGTGCGGGTCGGCACGCATCGTGTCTTCGGCGTAGGCCGTGGCGTGCACGCCGCCGATGACGACCGGCACGCGGGCGTCGAACTTTTTGACCATCTCCGCCACGCGGTGCATGACCGGCGCCTCGGGGCTTTGCGCGCTGATGGCCACCAGTGCGGGCTTGTGCCGCGCGAGCGCGTCGGCGACGAAATCGAAACGCTTGTAGGTCGGCCGCATGTCGTGAATCACTGGCTCGTGCGACGAGTGCGCCCGCAGGTAGGACGCCAGGTACAGCAGGCCCAGCGGCTGCGAACACTCCACGTGTTCGTCGTGAACCGCCGCTTGCACCAGCAATACTTTGGCCACGCCGTTCCCCCTACCACAAAAAGGTTTTGCGCCACCAGATCGCCATCAGGTGGGGCAGGTTGGCGGCGATGTTCGGCAAGCGACGCAGCACGCGCCAGAATCGCCGCGGACTCACGTAGAAACGAAAGTACGCCAACTTCTTCAAGTGATCGACCACCTCGTCACTCACTGGCGACACATTCACTTTCGATTTGTGAAACTCGAAGCGAGTAAAATCGTCGGGCACGCTCGCGCCGTATTTGCGGGCCAGCGCGACCAACTCCGTGTCGCCAAAAGGAATCACGCGGAAGAACGCCGCCGTCGCCAGCATGCTGCGTTCGGCCAAGGCGATCGTGTCGCGCATCTCGGCCTCGGTTTCGGTCGGGAAACCCAGCATGAACGTGCCGTGGGTCAACACGCCGTAACGGTTGGTCGTGTCGATGACTTCCAGCACACGGTCCAGATTCAGGTTTTTGCTGATCAGCGTTTGCAGTCGCGGCGAGGCGGTTTCCACGGCGTACATGCAGCGGAACATCCCGGCGTCGACCAGGGCGCGGATCGTCTCCTCGTCCATGATGTCGCCGCGCAGGCCGATCGGAAACGCCAATTTCAAATCCAAGCGCCGCAGGCGAATCAAGCGACAGATTTCCTGCACGCGCGCCTTGTCCAGGTTGAACATGTCGTCCACGAAGACGATTTCGCCGATCCGGTAACGCGCGACCAGTTGCTCCAGTTCGTCGACGACATCACGCGGGCTGCGCGGCCGCCAACGCTTGCCCAACACCCGGTGGCAGTACGCGCAGCGGTACGGACATCCCCGGCTGGTCGACACCGCCGCGTAACGCCGCCGCGCCCAGATGACGCCGGTGCGCGGCATTTTGTAGTAGGCCTCCAGGTCGGCTAGGTCGTATGCCGCGAAGGGCAGGGAGTCCAACTTCTCGATCCACGGCGCGGCCTCGTTCGATTGCAATTCGCCGTTCTCGAGCCACACCAAATTCGGCACCTCGTCCCGCGGCAATTCGCCCTGCAAATGCCGAAGCAGCGCCGCTGCGCCGATCTCCCCTTCACCGCGGATGGCGAAGTCGATATCACCGCGGGCCAGCGTGTCTCCCGGATACGTCGTCGGGTGACTTCCTCCGGCGATCACCGG
This window harbors:
- a CDS encoding SGNH/GDSL hydrolase family protein, with protein sequence MPDPHAISHHKRVFAAVAALLVVFVVVGAGEMLARTQPPVDVAALTTPGEQPHPMRGWAFVHPYAAYVNRPLADPQAKKSVNRFGFISTPQMEEVAKPAGRIRVAFLGGSSTAGTGTLLADKDTWPYLTYQRMKEARPDLDLEMINAAVGGYTSFDSYGRLWSQVRFFAPDIIVVYHGWNEMYYFDDASPEKIIHRRFEGDRDWSFTPVKLPPRLKPWPTDSLLSRSRLYGLLRLRTVAAPAATTGEAGDERRPDAELADHFDARGVEVFRQNLLLMQRVAELTGADFYVAKQATLVHPSLPEEIRRERVFTWRHAFNYATHLQAWQAINEMIDAAFPAERVIDCTPLSGNPALLFDHIHPTPQGTREIAKIVAGKLLAESQTLRR
- a CDS encoding radical SAM protein translates to MAKVLLVQAAVHDEHVECSQPLGLLYLASYLRAHSSHEPVIHDMRPTYKRFDFVADALARHKPALVAISAQSPEAPVMHRVAEMVKKFDARVPVVIGGVHATAYAEDTMRADPHIDYVIPGEGEITFHALVTALLEGGEPTAVDSIVFRDGDQLRRTPERPVAADPDVIPYPAWDLIDLDVYGRLPRIGMIYAHPRYMMMETARACPFDCAWCHKTAGRVHRMHSPEYVIGEFEELVRRHHVGEVTIIDDMFNARIERVNAIFEGLLSRNIRVPIAVVNGLRSDMLPDETLALMRRAGVYRVMFAIETASERMQTLMRKNLNLEKARRAIETAHRLGMLIHGNFIIGLPDETEAEVRATVDFAVRSHMDTIGLYRATPYKNCDLYEIALQQGVKLPEGEATFSFWESDVNLSRVPLPRLKRLKKSAYWRTYLRPQRLLRLLWRLPNRRKLVPFLFLFFLRKAFRDN
- a CDS encoding neutral/alkaline non-lysosomal ceramidase N-terminal domain-containing protein, with the protein product MNSKRFWIALLALLLIFTLAAACGDDDDDDDNNDDADDDDDDDNNDDDDNDDDDDNDDDAGLKVGAARVDISPIESVKMGGYGTYFLSEALCRWSEGTHDPIYATAFAFQNGSDEPVIQMTVDTVGIITTDVVVIQDRVAAQLGIAPERVVISATHNHQSPDTVGIWGVMLPPITGRDDVFIEQMIAGAVEAAGAAYEAMKPARVYAGVGEETAFHYNGQWTIDPQAPLDSTLSVLAFLDDEDDIIGTIVNWACHPMVMGPQNNMTSADFLGPFYRIMDEELGGVNMFINGNLGAGVHPQNDEYPINYTGRSWGSWEITEFYGAGIAASAQEILGDVQRVYDTTIDLRTLVVEGELNNPFFALVGALGLIPRDIPPLGGVGVTTMTAWRLGPVYFATAPGEVSPRVGLELREVMNGEVKIIANIGQDWLGYIMTKQEYRNLLYIYFSILSVGPDMGDSVIGAYEEIFSDF
- a CDS encoding radical SAM protein; the encoded protein is MRFLLIQAATYFPETEKCFPVGTLQLAAYVRETLGATVGFFDMQHNVRDVAPVIEAVRRFCPDVVGISAMTVDQAAMHAVAKAVKAHQPDLPVIAGGSHPTTYPGDTLARGDIDFAIRGEGEIGAAALLRHLQGELPRDEVPNLVWLENGELQSNEAAPWIEKLDSLPFAAYDLADLEAYYKMPRTGVIWARRRYAAVSTSRGCPYRCAYCHRVLGKRWRPRSPRDVVDELEQLVARYRIGEIVFVDDMFNLDKARVQEICRLIRLRRLDLKLAFPIGLRGDIMDEETIRALVDAGMFRCMYAVETASPRLQTLISKNLNLDRVLEVIDTTNRYGVLTHGTFMLGFPTETEAEMRDTIALAERSMLATAAFFRVIPFGDTELVALARKYGASVPDDFTRFEFHKSKVNVSPVSDEVVDHLKKLAYFRFYVSPRRFWRVLRRLPNIAANLPHLMAIWWRKTFLW